In the genome of Ensifer sp. WSM1721, the window GAGCTGATTGCCCAGTTCAAGCTCGGCGACCGCCGCCAGCCCGCCGTGGCAGCCGCTTCGCCGTCAGCAAAGCCGGTCGCGTCTCCCGCCCGGCAACTCGGCCAGAAGCTGACGCGGTCCTTCGGCTCGGCGGCTGTTGCGCAGAGCCAGGACTGGACCGAGTTCTGAGCGGCCCGTCGATCTTGCGGAAAACAAAAAGCCCGGCCGCATCGGCCGGGCTTTTTGTTGAATGGAGTAATACGTCAGCCGGCGGCGCCGAGGCCGATGGTATGCTTCTGGCCGAGCGCCTTGAACACGGTCGAGACGATGCCGGCGCGATCGAGACCCGCATGCGCATACATCGCTTCCGGCTTTGCCTGCTCCATCCAGATGTCGGGCATAATCATCGGCCGCACCTTGAGACCGCCGTCAAGCAGGCCCTCTTTCGCAAGGAACTGCAGCACGTGGCTTGCGAAGCCACCGATCGCGCCTTCCTCGATGGTCACCAGCACCTCGTGATCGCGGGCAAGCCGGCGGACGAGGTCATGGTCCAGCGGCTTGGCAAAGCGCGCGTCGGCAACTGTCGTCGAAAGGCCGGCGGCATCCAGGTCTTCGGCGGCCAACAGACAGTCGGCAAGGCGCGTGCCGAACGAAAGCAGCGCGACCTTCGTGCCTTCCTTGAGGATCCGGCCCTTGCCGATCTCCAGGATATCGCCCCGCTCCGGCAGTTCGACGCCCACGCCTTCGCCGCGCGGATAGCGGAAGGAAATCGGCCCTTCGTCGTAAGCTGCGGCAGTACGCACCATGTGCTTGAGTTCCGCCTCGTCGGCGGCCGCCATCACCACGAAACCGGGCAGGGAGGCAAGATAGGTCGTATCGAACGAGCCAGCATGGGTCGGCCCGTCGGCACCGACGAAACCGGCGCGGTCGATCGGGAAACGCACCGGTAGGCCCTGGATTGCAACATCGTGGACGACCTGGTCGTAGGCCCGCTGCAGGAAGGTGGAATAGAGCGCCGCAAATGGCTTGTAGCCTTCCGCCGCGAGGCCGGCGGCGAAGGTCACCGCATGCTGCTCGGCGATGCCTACATCGAAACAGCGCCTCGGATGAATGGTCGCGAACTTGTCAAGGCCGGTGCCGGACGGCATGGCGGCAGTGATCGCGACGATCTTGTCGTCGAGGTTCGCCTCCTGGATCAGCGCATCGGCGAAAACCGACGTGTAGGCCGGGGCGTTCGGCTTTGCTTTCGCCTGGGCGCCAGTGATCACGTCGAATTTATTGACGCCGTGGTACTTGTCGGCGGCGGCCTCGGCCGGCGGATAGCCCTTGCCCTTCTGTGTCACTACGTGGATCAAGACGGGGCCTTTGGCATTGTCGCGCACGTTGCGCAGCACCGGCAGCAGGTGATCGAAGGAATGCCCGTCGATCGGGCCGATGTGGTAGAAGCCCATCTCCTCGAAGATCGTTCCGCCGGTGACGTAGCCGCGCGCATGCTCGACCGCACGGGTGATCGCGCGGTCGACCGTCTTGCCGAGATAGGCGGTGAGCTTCTTGCCGACTTCGCGAATGCCCATATAGGTCCGCCCGGAGGCGAGCCGCGCCAGATAGGCGCTCATGGCGCCCGTCGGCGGAGCGATCGACATGTCGTTGTCGTTGAGAATGACGATGAGGCGGGCGTCCAGTGCCCCGGCATTGTTGAGCGCCTCGAAGGCCATGCCGGCGGACATCGCGCCATCGCCGATCACGGCGATCACATTACGGCTCTTGCCGTCGAGCTCGGCGGCGACCGCCATGCCGAGACCGGCAGAAATAGAGGTCGAGGAATGCGCCGCACCGAAGGGGTCGTATTCGCTTTCGGCGCGGCGGGTGAAGCCCGAAAGTCCTCCTTCCTGGCGCAGCGTGCGGATGCGATCGCGCCGGCCGGTCAGGATCTTGTGCGGATAGCACTGGTGACCGACGTCAAAGATCAGGCGGTCGTGCGGCGTGTCGAAGATCTTGTGGATGGCGATGGTCAGCTCGACAACCCCGAGGCCGGCACCGAGATGACCACCGGTGCGCGACACGGCGTCGATCATTTCCGCACGCAATTCGGCTGCCAGTTGCGGCAGATCCCTGTCGTCGATCTTCTTCAGATCGGCGGGATACTTGACCTTATCGAGCAGGGGGGTCGCCGGCATCGGATTGGTTGGCAGTTGTGTCACGCTGCATGCCTCATGCGCGCCAGCGCATGGCGCGCGATCTGTTGGGTCTCGAAGGAGTTATTTAGACGCTATTGCGGTTGAATGCAAAATTAGGCTTTCCTGCGGCTTCAACCAAGGGCTTAACAGGAACTTAATGAAAATCAGCCCTGCGGCAAGGGTATGAACTCCTCCTCGTCCCCCGGCACGATATCGAAGCGCCCGGTGCGCCACTCTTCCTTGGCCTTGTCGATGCGCTCCTTCGATGAGGACACGAAATTCCACCAGATATGGCGCGGTGAGCCGAGCGCTGCTCCGCCGAAGAGCATGACGTGACAGCCGGAGCTGCTGGCCGTGATGGTGATTTCGTCTCCGGGACGGAAGACGAGGAGCTGGTTGTCGGCGAAATGGTCGCCGGCGATGATCGCTTCGCCGGAGAGGATATAGAGCGCACGCTCCTCCCACTCTGCGGCAAACGGCGCGCTTTTGCCCGGTTCGATCATGAGATCGACGTAGATCGTATCGGTGAAGACCGAAACCGGCGAGTCGGCGCCCTCGTACGTGCCGATCACGACGCGCGCGCGAACGCCGCCATCGGCAAGATGCGGCAGCATACGCTCTTCCGTGTGGGCGAAGAGCGGATCGATCTCTTCCTTGTCGTCGGGCAGAGCGAGCCAGGTTTGCAATCCGGAAAGCGAACGCTCGTGTCCGCGCTGGTTCTCCGGCGAACGCTCCGAATGCACGATGCCCCGCCCGGCCGTCATCAGGTTCACGTCGCCGGGGCGGATCACCATCTCGGTGCCGAGGCTGTCGCGGTGTTTGATCTCGCCGTCGAAGAGGTAGGTGACGGTCGAAAGGCCGATATGCGGATGCGGACGGACGTCGATCGCCTCGCCAGCACGCAAGAGCGCCGGGCCCATCCGGTCGAAGAAGATGAAGGGACCGACGAGCCGCCGCCGCGCCGTCGGCAGGGCACGGCGCACCTGCAGGCCGCCGATATCGCTGGTGCGAGGAATGATCAGATGCTCGATGGCGTCGCAGGCGGGCTTGTCGCCGGCAAGCGGATCGGGACCAGGAAAGAAGGACATGGCGGTCGCTCCGGTTGTGGGGCTCAACTGGAGATTATCGTCAATGCGGGCCGTTCGATAGCGACAATCGGGGGACGCTGCGTTTCTCGGTGGATCATCCTTGATAAGAGGCCAAGCGCCGGAAGCTGCCCCTCACTCTAGCCCTCTCCCGCAGGCGGGGAGAGGGGACTTAAAGGTCGCCGGAGAAGGTGCCGACGGGCGGAAGGGGCGAAGGCTCGCAAGCGCCCCATCCGGCCAGAACCTTCACTGTTCCGCGTCGAGCGGCTCGACGCCCTGCGGCCGGCCGGCACGGTCGAGGCGGATCTTCTCGATACGATCCTCGGCCGCCTTCAACAGGGTCTCACAGTGCTTCTTCAGGGCTTCTCCCCGCTCATAGATCTCGATCGACTTGTCGAGCGCCACGTCGCCGCGTTCGAGCGCGGAGACGATGCGCTCCAATTCCTCCACGGCCTGCTCGAAGGAGAGGGCGGAAACGTCCGGTTGCGTGTTGTTATTGTTGTCCATGGATGGATTACCCTCTCATCAGTCTCAGAATATGCAGGCCGGCCGACTCGGCGAGCCCCTGCAGGTCATAGCCGCCCTCGAGCGAGCTGACGATGCGGTTGCCGGCGCTTTTGCAGGCAACGTCCATCAGCCGCCCCGTCGCCCAGTCGAAATCTTCGGCCACCAGGTTGAGCTGCGCCAGCGGATCGCGGTGATGGGCATCGAAGCCGGCGGAAATCAGAATAAAATCGGGCCGGAAATTCTCTACCGCCGAAAGCACCCGCGTACGGAAGGCGTCGCGGAAATGCTCGCTGCTGCTGTTGGGGGAAAGCGGCGCGTTGACGATATTGTGCCTTGTTCCGGTTTCGTCCTTCGCTCCTGTGCCGGGATAGAGCGGCATCTGGTGAGTCGAGCAGAAGAGGACGGACGGGTCGTCCCAGAAGATATCCTGTGTACCGTTGCCGTGGTGGACGTCCCAGTCGACGATGGCGACGCGCTCCGCCCCATGCGCCCTCTGCGCGTGGCGTGCGGCGATCGCCACTGTGTTGAAGATGCAGAAGCCCATTGCCTTGTCTTTTTCGGCGTGATGGCCCGGTGGGCGGGCGGCGACGAAGGCGTTGTCGGCCTCGCCGGCGAAGATTGCGTCCACGGCGGCAACGGCACCGCCGATGCCGGTCAATGCCGCCTCGAGGCTCATCGGGCTCGCATAGGTGTCCGCCTCGATCTGGTTGATGTCGTCGTCCGGAATGGCACGTTTGATCGACCGCAGATGCTCTTCGGTATGGGCGAGCAGCACGAGATCCTCGTCGCACCGCAACGCTTCGACCCGCTTCAACTCCGCGAAATTCGGATGCTCGAGCGCGAGGTTCAGCGCCTTCAGCCGATCCGGCCGCTCGGGGTGTCCCTCGGGAACCTCGTGCTCCAGGAAGACCGGGTTTTCGTAAAGATGCGTGGTCATGTGCGCAAAGCTAGTGCGCGCGCCTGTCAAAATCCATGGCGGCGACGGCAAAAGTGCCGATTTTCAACAGCGCGGATCAAGCAGGATCTTGCCGTCGCGATGCAGATCGCCCTGGTGCGCGAGCGCGTCTGCGAGCCGGCTCAAGGGATAGACTGCGGCGACCGGGCTTTCGAAGAGGCCGCTGCCGATGCCTTCGAAGCTGCGGGCGAAGGCGGCTTCGAGCGCGTCGCGGCCGGCGGAATGCACCCAGGTCCTGAGCCAAAGGAAGGCGAAGCGCACATCGGGACGAGCGGCGATTGCCTCCTGCGGCACCGGCACGCCGCTTAGCGCGCCGTATTGGATGAAGGCTCCGCCCTTATCAACACACCGGCCGATCAAGGCGCCCGCAAAGGGGCCGCCAACAGCATCGAGCACGGCGTCGAATCTGGTGCCTGCTGGGAGATCGCCGGCATCCGCAACGAGGATCTGGTGCGCCTCGCCAACACGGGCGCGGCTTTTCTCACTGCGAAGGATGGCCGTCGGCGCCATCCCTTCGAGCGACAGCAGCTTCATGAGCATGCCGCCGATCGCCGAGCCTGCCGCCGTCACGCCGACGCTCAAGCCCGCGAGCGAACCGAAATGCGCGCGCAGAGCCTCGACCAATCTCAGCGCCGTCAGCGGGTTGACGTAGCTCATCGCCGCCTGCCGGTCGTCGATCCCGTCCGGCACGCGAAAGCACCATTCGGCCGGGCGAACGAGAAATTGCTGCCACAGACCGCTCGCGCCGATCGGAAGGACGCGGTCTCCAGGCTCAAGGCCCCGCATGTCCGGCCCGACGCGGCTGACGGTGCCCACGCCCTCGAAGCCCGGGACGAAAGGCAAGGTCGTGCGTGCGCTATAGGCACCGGTGACAGGGATCAGATCCGACGGGTTGATCGCAGCGAGAGAAATCTCGACCTCGACTTCGCCGGCCCCCGGTGCCCGACGCGGCGCTTCCACGAGTTCGATGACTTGTTTGGGATCGCCAAACTGTCTAACGAGGGTGGAGCGCATGGTGAGGACCTCGCATGGACGGCAGAGAGCGGGAAAACGTCACGGAAATCCGCATTCCGTTTCGCGATATAGACATGCACGGCCACATGCACAATGCTGCCTATTACGCGCATGCGGAGGCGGCGCTCGCCAACATGTGGCGGCATCGGCCGGCGGTGGAAAAGGAGCCCGCCTACCTCGTCCGCCGCTCAGGCTGCATCTTCCATCGCGGCCTGCGTTTCGACGAACCGGCGCGCTTCACCGTCACGGTCGCGAAGCTTGGCGGCAGTTCCGTGAGCTTTGCCGTTCGCGTCGAGACCGGAGATCGGCTTTCGGCGGAAGTCGAGATCGTCTGGGTCGCCGTCGACCCAGGAAGGCATCAGCCGGTGCCGCTGCCGGTCGCAACCCGGGAATGGCTTGCCGGCTACGCGGATTGATCCGGCCTCACGCTGCTGAAATGGGCGACGACGCCCATGCCGCCGCCGATGCCCATCATCGCAAGACCCTCCCTGTCCGGGCCGGCCGCGAGCATCTGCGAGAACAGCCGGACGACGAGGATGGCACCGGAGGCGCCGTAGGGATGGCCGAGCGCGATCGCACCGCCGTCGCGATTGACGCGTGCAGGCGAAATGTCGAGCCGGTCGAGACTGCCGAGGACCTGCGAGGCGAAGGCTTCGTTGAATTCGATGAAGTCGATATCCGAGAGGTCGAGCGCGGGATTGCGCGCGCGAAGCTTCGCCATCGCGGGAACGGGACCGAGACCGAGCAGGTTCGGATCGACGCCGGCGGTAGCTGCGTCGATGAATTGGAGTGCAAAGGGAACGCCGAGGCGGCGCGCTTCGGCGAGCGACGTCACCAGCACCATGGCTGCGCCGTCGTTGATGGGGCAGGCGTTGCCGGCAGTGACGGTGCCCCCCGGAACGAAAGCCGGCTTCAGCCGCGCAAGCGTCTCGGCGGAGGCGTTGGCGCGGGGGCACTCGTCCATCACGATCGACCCGGCCTGCGTCGGCACCGGCACGATCTCACGCGCGAAGCGGCCCGCCACTGCGGCCGTCACGGCCCGCCGATGGCTTTCGAGCGCAAACAGATCCTGCCGCTCGCGCGGGATGCCGCAGGCGGCCGCGACATTCTCCGCCGCAACGCCCATGTCCGGATCGCCGATGAAGTCTGGAGCCATCCGTGCACGCTTGATGGGCTGCAGTTCCTCGCCGCGCGCAAGCGGCGGTCGAAGCCGGATATGGGCGCGGCTGGCGCTCTCGGTGCCGCCGGCGAGATAGAAGCGGCCCGCGCCCGCCTGGACCTGCCGCGCCGCAAGGATGATCGCCTCCAAGCCCGAGCCGCATTGGCGGTCGACCGTCACGCCGGGGATGGAAACGGGCAGCCGGGCCTCGAGGGCGGCGAGGCGGGCGAGATTGCCGGCGCTGTTGGCGGCATTGCCGATGAGGACGTCGTCGATCTCGGACCGATCGATGCCGAGATCGGCGACGATCCTCTCGATCACCAGCGCCGCAAGGCTTGCGGGCTCGACCATGGAGAGGCTGCCGTTGACGCGCCCGATCGGAGTGCGCAGCGCGGCGGCGATGACCGGCGTTCGAGCCGGATCAGATGAGACGTTCAAGGGCACCGTTCTCCTCCGCGATCCATTGCCGGAGCTCCTTGGCGGCGATCTTGCCCGACGCGGTCATCGGCATCTCCCGGCAGAGCCAGATCTTGCGCGGATGCTTGTAGCGCGGCAGGGCGGTGGCAAGTTGACGTTCCAGCGCCGCGCGCACGAAACCGCCGTTCGGCTGGATCACCGCCGCAAGCTCCTGGCCGAGATCGGGATGGTCGAGGCCAAGGACAAGGGCCGCGCTCACGCCTGGGATCGTGAGGATCACGGCCTCGACCTCCGACGGATAGATGTTGTTGCCGCCCGAGAGCACCATGCCGCCAGAGCGGCCGATGAGATGGAGCGTGCCGTCGTCACTCAGGAAACCGACATCGCCGACGGTGGCGAGCGTACCCTCTCGCCGAAAGCCTACGCCGTCGCCGCCGGCAATATAGCCGTCCGAAATCAGCCCGCTTTCGACGAAGATCGTTCCGGTCTCTCCCGGCGGAAGGGTCCGTCCACGGTCGTCGAGGATCGCTAGCCGGACGCCGGGAAACGTCTTGCCGACAGCGGTCGCCGAATGATCATCGCCCGCGCCGGAGACCGTGATGAAGCCGAGTTCCGATGCGCCATAATATTCAGTGATCTCCGCCGCGGGAAAGGCGCGGACGGCTGCTTGGCGGTCGGTTGGCGTGAGCTTGGCACCGGCGACGGTGATCTTTTCGACGGAGCGCAATTCCCTGCCTTCCGCCTGCTCGCACAGCCGCCGCAGCATCGTTGGCACGAGTACGAGCCGCTTCGCCTTGGCACCCGCGATGGCATCGAGCGCCTGACGTGGCTCGAAATGCCGCGCTCCGATGAATTCGGCCCCGGCCGTCAGAGACTCGGCAAGCGCATAGAGCGCCAGACCATGCGCCAGTGGTCCCGGCGCATAGGTCGTCGTTTCCGGTCCGAGCCCGAAAAACCGCTGACCGGTTTCGAGGCTCACGCGCCAGGACCTGCGGTCACGGATGATGGCTTTCGGTTCACCGGTGGTGCCGGAGGTGAAGACGACGAGAAAAGCCTCGGCCCCGCCGCCGACGCCGATCGCCGACGAGCCGGCGAAGGCATCGAGTGAATGCGTTCGCCCCGCGGAGGGCACGTCCAAATGCAGAAGCTCGCCCTCGGCGCGGACGACGACGTCGGGCCGCAATTGTTCCTTCATCCGCCGGCGTGTCGCTTCCGGCAGATGCGGATCGATGAGCGCGGCGCAATTGCCGGCCGCCGTGGCGGCGACGAAGGCGGCGGCAAAGAGCGGATGATTGCCGGTTTCGATCGCGATCAAGCGTGCGCCACCGGCAAGGACGCTTGGCTGCGTCGCCTCTATGGCCGATTGTTCGATCGCATGGAGGATACGGCGGGCCCCCGTGGCAAGCTCCGCAAACGTGAAAACCCGGCCCTCCATACGGAAGGCCAGGCAATGCGGGCGTTCGCGCGCGTGAAGCGCGATTGCCTCGGCGAGCGGCATTGGCTCAGGCGCGTGCCGGCAGCAGCGGATAGCCGGCGTAGACGGCGCGGGCGGCGAGCGTCGCGATCGCCGCCTTCAGGAGGTCGCCCGGAATGAAAACGAGCGAGCCGGTTGCAGCCGCGACAAGCGGCGTGCCGGTGACCGCCGCAAGCCACGGAACGCCGATAGCGTAGAGCACGACGATGCCGCCGATGACGGAGGCGAGGAAGAAGCCAACGAACTGGCGCCCTTCTGAATTTCCCGGATGCACGAAGCGTTCGGCGATTAGGCCGGTGACGAAAGCGGCGATCGCCCAGCCGAGGATGAAGCCGCCTGAGGGGCCGGCGAAGACGGCGAGCCCGCCGCGGCCGCCGGAGAGCACCGGCAGACCGATGGCGACGAGCAGAATGAACAGGAGGAAGGCGAGCGCGCCGCGCTTGGCGCCGATGATGCAGCCCGCGAGCATGACTCCCATCGACTGCGCCGTGATCGGAACGGGAATGAAGCCGAGCGTGATCGGCGGAATAAGGCCGAGCACGACGACAATTGCGGCGAAGAGCGCGACGATGACGAGGTCTCTGGTGTTCATGTGGTCCTACCCTTTATTAGAAATCGCGAATTTATTGACGGCGAAAACCTCGGGCGTCAATGGCCGCCGCGATGGTATCCGCATCTTTCAATGTGAGAATGATCAGCGGTCCGATGATCGTCAGCGGTCGGATCGGCAGCCCCCGCGCGCGGTGCGCCTCGCTGATCGCCTGATAGCGGGCGAAGATATCGGGAACGAAACGCAAAACGAGACCGAGCGCCAGGCTGACATCGGCCGCCCGCAAGAGGCCGAGGCGCTCCAGAGGTC includes:
- a CDS encoding exodeoxyribonuclease VII small subunit is translated as MDNNNNTQPDVSALSFEQAVEELERIVSALERGDVALDKSIEIYERGEALKKHCETLLKAAEDRIEKIRLDRAGRPQGVEPLDAEQ
- the dxs gene encoding 1-deoxy-D-xylulose-5-phosphate synthase — its product is MPATPLLDKVKYPADLKKIDDRDLPQLAAELRAEMIDAVSRTGGHLGAGLGVVELTIAIHKIFDTPHDRLIFDVGHQCYPHKILTGRRDRIRTLRQEGGLSGFTRRAESEYDPFGAAHSSTSISAGLGMAVAAELDGKSRNVIAVIGDGAMSAGMAFEALNNAGALDARLIVILNDNDMSIAPPTGAMSAYLARLASGRTYMGIREVGKKLTAYLGKTVDRAITRAVEHARGYVTGGTIFEEMGFYHIGPIDGHSFDHLLPVLRNVRDNAKGPVLIHVVTQKGKGYPPAEAAADKYHGVNKFDVITGAQAKAKPNAPAYTSVFADALIQEANLDDKIVAITAAMPSGTGLDKFATIHPRRCFDVGIAEQHAVTFAAGLAAEGYKPFAALYSTFLQRAYDQVVHDVAIQGLPVRFPIDRAGFVGADGPTHAGSFDTTYLASLPGFVVMAAADEAELKHMVRTAAAYDEGPISFRYPRGEGVGVELPERGDILEIGKGRILKEGTKVALLSFGTRLADCLLAAEDLDAAGLSTTVADARFAKPLDHDLVRRLARDHEVLVTIEEGAIGGFASHVLQFLAKEGLLDGGLKVRPMIMPDIWMEQAKPEAMYAHAGLDRAGIVSTVFKALGQKHTIGLGAAG
- a CDS encoding biotin transporter BioY — translated: MNTRDLVIVALFAAIVVVLGLIPPITLGFIPVPITAQSMGVMLAGCIIGAKRGALAFLLFILLVAIGLPVLSGGRGGLAVFAGPSGGFILGWAIAAFVTGLIAERFVHPGNSEGRQFVGFFLASVIGGIVVLYAIGVPWLAAVTGTPLVAAATGSLVFIPGDLLKAAIATLAARAVYAGYPLLPARA
- a CDS encoding class I adenylate-forming enzyme family protein, whose protein sequence is MPLAEAIALHARERPHCLAFRMEGRVFTFAELATGARRILHAIEQSAIEATQPSVLAGGARLIAIETGNHPLFAAAFVAATAAGNCAALIDPHLPEATRRRMKEQLRPDVVVRAEGELLHLDVPSAGRTHSLDAFAGSSAIGVGGGAEAFLVVFTSGTTGEPKAIIRDRRSWRVSLETGQRFFGLGPETTTYAPGPLAHGLALYALAESLTAGAEFIGARHFEPRQALDAIAGAKAKRLVLVPTMLRRLCEQAEGRELRSVEKITVAGAKLTPTDRQAAVRAFPAAEITEYYGASELGFITVSGAGDDHSATAVGKTFPGVRLAILDDRGRTLPPGETGTIFVESGLISDGYIAGGDGVGFRREGTLATVGDVGFLSDDGTLHLIGRSGGMVLSGGNNIYPSEVEAVILTIPGVSAALVLGLDHPDLGQELAAVIQPNGGFVRAALERQLATALPRYKHPRKIWLCREMPMTASGKIAAKELRQWIAEENGALERLI
- a CDS encoding pirin family protein, with protein sequence MSFFPGPDPLAGDKPACDAIEHLIIPRTSDIGGLQVRRALPTARRRLVGPFIFFDRMGPALLRAGEAIDVRPHPHIGLSTVTYLFDGEIKHRDSLGTEMVIRPGDVNLMTAGRGIVHSERSPENQRGHERSLSGLQTWLALPDDKEEIDPLFAHTEERMLPHLADGGVRARVVIGTYEGADSPVSVFTDTIYVDLMIEPGKSAPFAAEWEERALYILSGEAIIAGDHFADNQLLVFRPGDEITITASSSGCHVMLFGGAALGSPRHIWWNFVSSSKERIDKAKEEWRTGRFDIVPGDEEEFIPLPQG
- a CDS encoding zinc-dependent alcohol dehydrogenase family protein, which gives rise to MRSTLVRQFGDPKQVIELVEAPRRAPGAGEVEVEISLAAINPSDLIPVTGAYSARTTLPFVPGFEGVGTVSRVGPDMRGLEPGDRVLPIGASGLWQQFLVRPAEWCFRVPDGIDDRQAAMSYVNPLTALRLVEALRAHFGSLAGLSVGVTAAGSAIGGMLMKLLSLEGMAPTAILRSEKSRARVGEAHQILVADAGDLPAGTRFDAVLDAVGGPFAGALIGRCVDKGGAFIQYGALSGVPVPQEAIAARPDVRFAFLWLRTWVHSAGRDALEAAFARSFEGIGSGLFESPVAAVYPLSRLADALAHQGDLHRDGKILLDPRC
- a CDS encoding histone deacetylase family protein; its protein translation is MTTHLYENPVFLEHEVPEGHPERPDRLKALNLALEHPNFAELKRVEALRCDEDLVLLAHTEEHLRSIKRAIPDDDINQIEADTYASPMSLEAALTGIGGAVAAVDAIFAGEADNAFVAARPPGHHAEKDKAMGFCIFNTVAIAARHAQRAHGAERVAIVDWDVHHGNGTQDIFWDDPSVLFCSTHQMPLYPGTGAKDETGTRHNIVNAPLSPNSSSEHFRDAFRTRVLSAVENFRPDFILISAGFDAHHRDPLAQLNLVAEDFDWATGRLMDVACKSAGNRIVSSLEGGYDLQGLAESAGLHILRLMRG
- a CDS encoding thioesterase family protein translates to MDGRERENVTEIRIPFRDIDMHGHMHNAAYYAHAEAALANMWRHRPAVEKEPAYLVRRSGCIFHRGLRFDEPARFTVTVAKLGGSSVSFAVRVETGDRLSAEVEIVWVAVDPGRHQPVPLPVATREWLAGYAD
- a CDS encoding thiolase family protein, whose translation is MNVSSDPARTPVIAAALRTPIGRVNGSLSMVEPASLAALVIERIVADLGIDRSEIDDVLIGNAANSAGNLARLAALEARLPVSIPGVTVDRQCGSGLEAIILAARQVQAGAGRFYLAGGTESASRAHIRLRPPLARGEELQPIKRARMAPDFIGDPDMGVAAENVAAACGIPRERQDLFALESHRRAVTAAVAGRFAREIVPVPTQAGSIVMDECPRANASAETLARLKPAFVPGGTVTAGNACPINDGAAMVLVTSLAEARRLGVPFALQFIDAATAGVDPNLLGLGPVPAMAKLRARNPALDLSDIDFIEFNEAFASQVLGSLDRLDISPARVNRDGGAIALGHPYGASGAILVVRLFSQMLAAGPDREGLAMMGIGGGMGVVAHFSSVRPDQSA